A section of the Pan paniscus chromosome 11, NHGRI_mPanPan1-v2.0_pri, whole genome shotgun sequence genome encodes:
- the LOC117981719 gene encoding LOW QUALITY PROTEIN: uncharacterized protein LOC117981719 (The sequence of the model RefSeq protein was modified relative to this genomic sequence to represent the inferred CDS: inserted 1 base in 1 codon; substituted 1 base at 1 genomic stop codon), which translates to MHLQPAWAPKLQPPSVCRQQPPGNSRVRPHFPHLGTRARCPCGCGQARRSALQQLHGGGNRPSALSPVAAEGPWLEVSSSGIGGAGRGQGLAGSQARGTCDPEAAQAMLHHLGAQLQAPGNSQAGWRAQPRRPGPGCRRGCGQARRSARRRLHRGRNRPSAPSPVAADGPWSGPDISSEEKRGGSQGQAXPXAGRDARLRFRDVLRQPRRTRKPAALVSLCDSVRNHQIVFHGKCIIFYS; encoded by the exons ATGCACCTCCAGCCCGCCTGGGCACCCAAGCTGCAGCCGCCTTCTGTGTGCAGGCAGCAACCTCCAGGCAACTCCCGAGTCCGCCCTCACTTCCCACATCTCGGAACGAGGGCCAGATGTCCCTGTGGCTGCGGCCAAGCCAGGCGGTCTGCCCTGCAGCAGCTGCACGGGGGCGGGAACCGGCCCTCAGCCCTATCCCCCGTGGCTGCAGAGGGCCCTTGGCTAGAGGTGTCGAGCTCTGGCATAGGAGGAGCCGGGCGGGGGCAGGGTCTGGCGGGCTCTCAGGCCAGGGGCACTTGCGATCCAGAGGCCGCCCAGGCCATGCTCCACCACCTGGGCGCCCAGCTACAGGCGCCAGGCAACTCCCAAGCTGGCTGGCGCGCCCAGCCTCGCAGACCCGGGCCTGGATGTCGCCGTGGCTGCGGCCAAGCCAGGCGGTCTGCTCGGCGGCGGTTGCACCGGGGCAGGAACCGACCCTCAGCCCCATCCCCGGTGGCTGCGGACGGCCCCTGGAGCGGCCCCGACATCTCTTCGGAGGAGAAGAGGGGCGGGAGTCAGGGCCAGG GCCCTTAGGCGGGAAGGGATGCGCGCCTGCGATTCCGGGACGTACTGCGCCAGCCCAGGAGAACCCGGAAGCCAGCAGCTCTTGTTTCTCTGTGTGATTCTGTGAGGAaccaccaaattgttttccacgGCAAGTGCATCATTTTCTATTCCTAG